Proteins encoded together in one Chelonoidis abingdonii isolate Lonesome George chromosome 1, CheloAbing_2.0, whole genome shotgun sequence window:
- the MED17 gene encoding mediator of RNA polymerase II transcription subunit 17 isoform X1 has product MSGAPAVRISIESASEKQVQEVGLDGSETYLQPLSMSQNLARLAQRIDFSQGSGSEEDEPPPGAQARDWAAPGDAEDEEGLVKFQPSLWPWDSVRNNLRGALTEMCVLYDVLSIVKDKKFMTLDPVVQDPLPPKQNPQTLQLISKKKSLAGAAQILLKGAERLSKSVAENQENKRQRDFNSELLRLRQHWKLRKVGDKILGDLSYRSAGSLFPHHGTFEVIKNTDIDLDKKIPEDYCPLDVQIPSDLEGSAYIKVSIQKQAPDIGDLGTVNLFKRPLPKSKPGAPHWQTKLEAAQNVLLCKEIFAQLSREAVQIKSQIPHIVVKNQIISQPFPGLQLSISLCHSSNDKKSQKTASEKQSPEDHLYVLEHNLHQLIREFHKQTLSSTMMPHPASAPFGHKRMRMAGPQAFDKNDISSLQPNEGLLEKIIRQAKHIFLRRRTAQTIDSLASRIEDPQIQAHWSNINDVYESSVKVLITSQGYEQICKSIQLQLNIGVEQIRVVHRDGRVITLSHQEQELQDFLLSQMSQHQVHAVQQLAKVMGWHVLSFSNHVGLGPVESIGNASAITVASPSGDYAISVRNGPESGSKVMVQFPRCQCKDLPKSDVLQDSKWNHLRGPFKEVQWNKMEGRNFVYKLELLMAALTPC; this is encoded by the exons ATGTCGGGGGCGCCGGCGGTGCGGATCAGCATCGAGTCGGCGAGCGAGAAGCAGgtgcaggaggtggggctggacgGCAGCGAGACCTACCTGCAGCCGCTCTCCATGTCCCAGAACCTGGCGCGCCTGGCGCAGCGCATCGACTTCAGCCAGGGCTCCGGCTCCGAGGAGGACGAGCCGCCGCCTGGGGCGCAGGCCCGCGACTGGGCCGCGCCCGGGGACGCCGAGGACgaggagg GGCTGGTAAAGTTTCAGCCATCCCTTTGGCCTTGGGATTCAGTGAGAAACAATTTAAGAGGTGCCTTGACTGAGATGTGTGTTCTCTATGATGTTCTCAGCATTGTCAAGGATAAAAAATTCATGACTCTGGATCCAGTTGTTCAGGATCCGCTTCCCCCAAAGCAG AATCCTCAGACTTTACAGTTAATTTCAAAGAAGAAGTCACTAGCTGGAGCAGCCCAAATCCTGTTGAAAGGAGCAGAAAGGTTATCCAAATCGGTTGCAGAAAACCAGGAAAATAAGCGACAACGAGATTTCAACTCTGAGCTCTTGAGATTGAGACAGCACTGGAAGCTGAGGAAAGTTGGAGACAAAATCCTTGGGGACCTGAGCTACAGAAGCGCAG GATCCCTCTTCCCTCACCATGGGACATTTGAAGTGATAAAGAACACCGATATTGATCTGGATAAGAAGATACCAGAGGATTACTGTCCTTTGGATGTTCAGATTCCAAGTGATTTAGAGGGCTCAGCCTATATAAAG GTTTCTATTCAAAAGCAAGCTCCAGACATAGGTGACCTTGGCACAGTTAACTTGTTTAAAAGACCTCTGCCGAAATCGAAACCAG GGGCTCCACATTGGCAGACAAAACTGGAGGCTGCACAAAATGTTCTCTTATGTAAAGAAATATTTGCTCAGCTGTCTCGAGAAGCTGTTCAAATTAAATCACAAATTCCTCACATTGTTGTGAAGAACCAGATCATCTCTCAACCTTTTCCAG GTTTGCAGTTGTCTATTTCTTTGTGTCACTCTTCTAATGATAAGAAATCCCAAAAAACTGCTTCTGAAAAACAAAGTCCAGAGGATCACCTCTATGTTCTGGAACACAATTTGcatcagctgatcagagag TTCCATAAGCAAACTTTGAGTTCTACAATGATGCCACATCCAGCTAGTGCACCATTTGGCCATAAGAGAATGAGAATGGCAGGACCTCAGGCTTTTGATAAAAATGACATCAGCTCCTTACAACCAAATGAAGGGCTTTTGGAAAAGATCATTAGACAGGCAAAACACATCTTTCTGAGACGCAG aactGCTCAAACCATTGACAGCCTAGCTAGTCGTATTGAGGATCCACAGATTCAGGCCCATTGGTCAAACATAAATGATGTTTATGAATCCAGTGTCAAAGTTCTAATAACTTCCCAAGGGTATGAGCAAATATGCAA GTCCATTCAGCTACAGCTgaacattggagttgaacagatCAGGGTAGTACACAGAGATGGAAGAGTTATTACGTTGTCCCATCAAGAGCAAGAATTACAGGATTTCCTTCTGTCTCAG ATGTCCCAGCATCAAGTACATGCAGTTCAGCAGCTGGCTAAAGTTATGGGATGGCACGTGTTAAGTTTCAGTAATCATGTGGGTCTGGGACCAGTAGAGAGTATCGGCAATGCATCAGCAATAACTGTGGCATCGCCAAGTGGAGATTATGCTATTTCAG TACGTAATGGTCCTGAAAGTGGAAGCAAAGTTATGGTTCAGTTTCCACGGTGTCAGTGCAAAGACCTCCCCAAAAGTGATGTGCTACAAGACAGTAAATGGAACCATCTTCGTGGGCCATTCAAGGAAGTTCAGTGGAATAAAATGGAAGGGCGTAACTTTGTATATAAATTGGAGCTCCTCATGGCTGCCCTAACTCCATGCTAA
- the MED17 gene encoding mediator of RNA polymerase II transcription subunit 17 isoform X2 — MSGAPAVRISIESASEKQVQEVGLDGSETYLQPLSMSQNLARLAQRIDFSQGSGSEEDEPPPGAQARDWAAPGDAEDEEGLVKFQPSLWPWDSVRNNLRGALTEMCVLYDVLSIVKDKKFMTLDPVVQDPLPPKQNPQTLQLISKKKSLAGAAQILLKGAERLSKSVAENQENKRQRDFNSELLRLRQHWKLRKVGDKILGDLSYRSAGSLFPHHGTFEVIKNTDIDLDKKIPEDYCPLDVQIPSDLEGSAYIKVSIQKQAPDIGDLGTVNLFKRPLPKSKPGAPHWQTKLEAAQNVLLCKEIFAQLSREAVQIKSQIPHIVVKNQIISQPFPGLQLSISLCHSSNDKKSQKTASEKQSPEDHLYVLEHNLHQLIREFHKQTLSSTMMPHPASAPFGHKRMRMAGPQAFDKNDISSLQPNEGLLEKIIRQAKHIFLRRRTAQTIDSLASRIEDPQIQAHWSNINDVYESSVKVLITSQGYEQICKSIQLQLNIGVEQIRVVHRDGRVITLSHQEQELQDFLLSQYVMVLKVEAKLWFSFHGVSAKTSPKVMCYKTVNGTIFVGHSRKFSGIKWKGVTLYINWSSSWLP; from the exons ATGTCGGGGGCGCCGGCGGTGCGGATCAGCATCGAGTCGGCGAGCGAGAAGCAGgtgcaggaggtggggctggacgGCAGCGAGACCTACCTGCAGCCGCTCTCCATGTCCCAGAACCTGGCGCGCCTGGCGCAGCGCATCGACTTCAGCCAGGGCTCCGGCTCCGAGGAGGACGAGCCGCCGCCTGGGGCGCAGGCCCGCGACTGGGCCGCGCCCGGGGACGCCGAGGACgaggagg GGCTGGTAAAGTTTCAGCCATCCCTTTGGCCTTGGGATTCAGTGAGAAACAATTTAAGAGGTGCCTTGACTGAGATGTGTGTTCTCTATGATGTTCTCAGCATTGTCAAGGATAAAAAATTCATGACTCTGGATCCAGTTGTTCAGGATCCGCTTCCCCCAAAGCAG AATCCTCAGACTTTACAGTTAATTTCAAAGAAGAAGTCACTAGCTGGAGCAGCCCAAATCCTGTTGAAAGGAGCAGAAAGGTTATCCAAATCGGTTGCAGAAAACCAGGAAAATAAGCGACAACGAGATTTCAACTCTGAGCTCTTGAGATTGAGACAGCACTGGAAGCTGAGGAAAGTTGGAGACAAAATCCTTGGGGACCTGAGCTACAGAAGCGCAG GATCCCTCTTCCCTCACCATGGGACATTTGAAGTGATAAAGAACACCGATATTGATCTGGATAAGAAGATACCAGAGGATTACTGTCCTTTGGATGTTCAGATTCCAAGTGATTTAGAGGGCTCAGCCTATATAAAG GTTTCTATTCAAAAGCAAGCTCCAGACATAGGTGACCTTGGCACAGTTAACTTGTTTAAAAGACCTCTGCCGAAATCGAAACCAG GGGCTCCACATTGGCAGACAAAACTGGAGGCTGCACAAAATGTTCTCTTATGTAAAGAAATATTTGCTCAGCTGTCTCGAGAAGCTGTTCAAATTAAATCACAAATTCCTCACATTGTTGTGAAGAACCAGATCATCTCTCAACCTTTTCCAG GTTTGCAGTTGTCTATTTCTTTGTGTCACTCTTCTAATGATAAGAAATCCCAAAAAACTGCTTCTGAAAAACAAAGTCCAGAGGATCACCTCTATGTTCTGGAACACAATTTGcatcagctgatcagagag TTCCATAAGCAAACTTTGAGTTCTACAATGATGCCACATCCAGCTAGTGCACCATTTGGCCATAAGAGAATGAGAATGGCAGGACCTCAGGCTTTTGATAAAAATGACATCAGCTCCTTACAACCAAATGAAGGGCTTTTGGAAAAGATCATTAGACAGGCAAAACACATCTTTCTGAGACGCAG aactGCTCAAACCATTGACAGCCTAGCTAGTCGTATTGAGGATCCACAGATTCAGGCCCATTGGTCAAACATAAATGATGTTTATGAATCCAGTGTCAAAGTTCTAATAACTTCCCAAGGGTATGAGCAAATATGCAA GTCCATTCAGCTACAGCTgaacattggagttgaacagatCAGGGTAGTACACAGAGATGGAAGAGTTATTACGTTGTCCCATCAAGAGCAAGAATTACAGGATTTCCTTCTGTCTCAG TACGTAATGGTCCTGAAAGTGGAAGCAAAGTTATGGTTCAGTTTCCACGGTGTCAGTGCAAAGACCTCCCCAAAAGTGATGTGCTACAAGACAGTAAATGGAACCATCTTCGTGGGCCATTCAAGGAAGTTCAGTGGAATAAAATGGAAGGGCGTAACTTTGTATATAAATTGGAGCTCCTCATGGCTGCCCTAA